Proteins encoded within one genomic window of Chloroflexota bacterium:
- a CDS encoding DUF2029 domain-containing protein: MSVIERHAERLGIVLASVLWIAMVASSGVHFDVTVPPFGNVPVGPALDARAYWEADLAHPYANASAGVPGAYLYSPAFLLALAPLRVLPWPLFVAVWVAILLVALRWLVGPRLLGLAVIVAFPELWGANIVILMAAVVVAGFARPGAWAFNLLTKATPGVGLLWFAVRREWRALAEVALVTAAIVALSYLALPGAWADWIGVLRGNTSAPGTWASLNVPLLIRAPFAVAVLAWAAWTGRRWAVPIGCLLALPILWYGGFAMLLAIVPLRWPALTGREGIPAAAASDGSRSRRRAS, from the coding sequence ATGTCCGTTATCGAGCGCCACGCGGAGCGCCTCGGGATCGTCCTCGCCTCGGTGCTGTGGATCGCGATGGTCGCCAGCTCCGGGGTCCATTTCGACGTGACCGTCCCGCCGTTCGGCAACGTGCCCGTGGGGCCGGCCCTCGACGCTCGGGCGTACTGGGAGGCGGACCTCGCCCATCCGTACGCGAACGCGAGTGCCGGCGTCCCGGGGGCGTATCTCTACTCGCCGGCCTTTCTCCTCGCGCTCGCCCCGCTCCGCGTCCTGCCATGGCCGCTCTTCGTCGCCGTCTGGGTCGCGATCCTCCTCGTCGCTCTCCGCTGGCTCGTCGGCCCGCGGCTGCTCGGGCTCGCCGTCATCGTCGCCTTCCCGGAGCTGTGGGGAGCGAACATCGTCATCCTCATGGCGGCGGTCGTCGTCGCCGGGTTCGCCCGACCCGGCGCCTGGGCCTTCAACCTCCTGACGAAGGCGACACCGGGCGTCGGCCTGCTCTGGTTCGCCGTCCGTCGCGAGTGGCGGGCCCTCGCCGAGGTCGCACTCGTGACCGCTGCGATCGTGGCGCTGAGCTACCTCGCGTTGCCGGGCGCCTGGGCCGACTGGATCGGCGTCCTCCGCGGCAACACCTCGGCACCCGGGACGTGGGCCTCCCTCAACGTCCCGCTCCTCATCCGCGCGCCGTTCGCCGTCGCCGTCCTCGCGTGGGCCGCCTGGACCGGCCGCCGCTGGGCGGTCCCGATCGGCTGCCTCCTCGCCCTGCCCATCCTCTGGTATGGCGGCTTCGCGATGCTCCTCGCGATCGTCCCGCTCCGCTGGCCAGCGCTGACGGGGAGGGAAGGGATTCCGGCGGCCGCCGCGAGTGATGGCAGTCGCTCCCGTCGCCGCGCGTCGTGA